Within Dermacentor albipictus isolate Rhodes 1998 colony chromosome 3, USDA_Dalb.pri_finalv2, whole genome shotgun sequence, the genomic segment gggcatcggatatacatccttacgggtgatcttgtttagcgcacggtagtcaacacaaaatcgtaccgatccatccttcttctgcaccaaaacgacgggtgatgaccaagcactggcggagggacgtatgacgtttcttttcagcatatcggcgacgttctcctcgatgattttgcgttcggccaaagagactcggtagggacgacggcgtacaatagtctggccatcggtgtcgatacgatggaaggcaacggaagtctgtccgagggacgaagtatccatatcgaaggaggcctggtgcttcgtaagcaattttagcaacgcttcatgttgagcagcagtaaggtcagggcttatcacggaagtaagggcagatgaagcagatttgtcctcttgaggaagagctggcgaggcggcaagaggaagcagggagactggttgggtatccacataacaggtcactgcggagccttgaggtaggaggattgtctcagtggtcgcatttaaagcgatgattaatgcaaagctttctttgaaccgcaccatgcaggaagcgaagacaatcccacgggcaagacagcgaccgtaaggagtgatgaacacgtcaccattggtgatgtccgtagaagagagacttatgacgtgctcgtggccgggaggcagtacagaatcggcagcggtgagaaaacgcagtcgtggctcatcggtactcccgctgcaatgaacggtctcgctcatatggactacacgttgacggcaagagattaaagcggacgctaacgagagaaagtcccaacctaaaattagttcatgagcgcacgggaataaaatcgcgaacttaatgtgatgacagataccatcaatgaagacgcgtgctgtacagtgggctgatggtcgaatgattgctccattagccccaatcagggatgatccagtataaggcgtcttcactttccgcagacgagagcacaggtcggcacgcataacagatatagttgctcccgtgtcaatcagagctaacaaaggcacaccctccacagacaccaataacatgttcgaaggacgttcaggaggacttggagcacttcgcggtgatgcagttttccctccaaaaactgcactggttagttttccggtcgctggacatggagttgggagacaggtcgaagtggcgaaacagaacgtcggagcggcgatggggagcggcgtctcgaggcacgtgtgttgagTGCGGTTTGGGATAAGTCGGCtggagatggagatcggcgaacaggaggattatcgtcataagtgcggtaaacgcgagtaggtggctcatcgcgttcaaaggcctcgtaaccacgacgttcgtcttgctggcggcgtcggcaaaaccgggagatatgtcctcgaaagccgcagtagtagcagataggcctcgacgaacgccaggcagagtagtaaggcgggttcggagctcgggtgactaaaggtgccaggtgatcgtgaacaggcgcagatggtgtaattggagacggcgcggctggcattgcagcaatctgggcgtaagaagccggttgtgggcaaggagaagcgttggtaaGCTGGGCGgtctgcagggaggccaattcctccttaataataccgcgcaggtcagtagaagcaggttggacgtgagcgctgctgcaaggggttgagccatgcgcttgcaattcctcacgaattatggctcgaatgatagaccggagctcaatactgtttgccagggggttgtcggaaaagtccggttgcaagcggattgactgcagggcgtcgaggcgctgacagacggagacgacgtccgacactgtcgaagggttttgagcgacgagtgcgttgaaggcagtagatccgatacccttaagaaggtgtcgcacgcgatcaggttctggcatggcactgtcgacacggcggcagagcgcgaggatgtcctcaatgtacgaggtatacgattcgccataatgctggacgcgctcagacagcctctttttcgcaacttctgaacgaaccgtgggcgtgccgaaaatccgccgtaggtgctccctgaaagacgaccaatcccggaagtctctctcatgattcaggaaccatgtcttggctacttgagagacgtaaaatggcacgttgtttaaccgcgatgtctcgttccagttgttgtattcgctgacacgatcgtagttgtcgagccagtcttcaacgtcctcaccaggcaagccagagaagatttcagggtcgcgatacctgttgttggcagggctgggattgggggtggctggcacttgaaccgagctggtggatgctgcggtctggtcttgcgacatggcggcctcttggcgtaagcggcgtcccgaacgtagctccaggggagatcttgaagtggattgaggtcgaagggatcttaaagcgcctccaccacttgaaataccacggttgagacgacgctttattccaagaaggagaaatggcgccgacgcaaaaacgaacacgagccgatgattgatgatgactttgtacagatgaagatgaagtccgcataaatgcttacaatatatatatatatatatatctatatatatatatatatatatatatatatatatatatatatatatatatatatatatatatatatatatatatatatatatatatatctaagcGAATTATTTtcggcacatgttgcaatttacccATAATAGCCGGTGAAATTGCAAGTCATATGCACTTGGAACGAATACTGAGGATAACACGTAAATACAAGCTTAAGATACTGTCCTTTCCCAAAGTGTGCAACGAAACACATTGGCAGTCCAAGTATTTGTTTAGCTTCAGTGCATAGACAAGATGTTTTGTTAAAAACCGTAGGTTAAACTGAGCATCCCATTTTCACTACAAGTTTAACAGCGCTTATCTCAAAACTGCTGCTTGTTTCAaaattcgttcgaagtggatGTGCCTTGAGAAAAAACGTGCTTCAACTCGTAAATTTCAATACGCACGTGCGTAtattagtgaaattttgttaattagtcaatagtgcattttgatttcttgtacaagtaatgtccgcctcttcaagtaatCCAGCTCAGTGAGTAGATCTGTGCCATATGATACAGGCGGAGGGAGCAGCATGGCTTGTAAGtatttgttatttttctttccaCAGTAAGCCTTATGCAACCAAGCGGCAGCGTGCGCCCTTGCAAACCTCACGCTGATGCCAAAGGACACTGTGTGCTTGCCAATGGCACAATGAGGTGCGGCATTTCCTAGGCGGCAGTTGGTCCCCTTCGTTCGTTGGTCGAGTCTCTTCCTACAACAATGAAAATGTAAAGAAGAAAGTAAACCCGAACAACTTCCGCTTTCCAGACGGCTACACCGACCGAAGATTCCGCGATATTCGGGTTCGGAATGAAACTATATACACCGCATTGCCAACCTGTATTGATATCCTAAGTGCGCCATGCGCATAGAGTGCTGTGTCAGTCGAAATAGGGCGCCCTGTGACCTGCGAACGGTACAGAGCCGCTGCAGCTCTATACATGCACGGTTCGATCCTTTCTGTCGTCTGCATGGCGTGCCAGAAGCGGATGCGTCGTTAAAAGAGCGTGCGTCGTCTGCGCAGTCTCACTGCATGCACGTCCGCAAGATGGCGCAGGGATCCGATCGGTATCTATCGGTTTACACGGCCGAACGTTCAGGGCGCCCGTTCAACAGGAATCGGACTCCGTACACGCTTTATTATTAGCACGCTGGGGTGCCCGgtgaaaaaaaacaagagaagccACTCCAACAACGAAAACCGCTTGTGCGTCCCTGGCCTTGCAAGCGCTCTGGGCGCTCGATCCAGGATTGCACCGCAAAGCATTCCCTTCGCGAGCGATACAGAAGAGATGCGCACCTTGGCCCAATTTATGCGAGCTTAAAGCGAGAATGCAGCTTCCGTAatgtggcatcaaatgcttttttttgtttccttaaGGCACAGGACGCCTTATGCGGTAGTGGGCATAGAACAAGAGTCTGTACCCCCCTCCGCcgcttaacacacacacacacacacacacacacacacacacacacacccatatatatatatatacatatatatatatatatatatatatatatatatatatatactacgaGTTTTTTTACGAGGCGGCATTTGGTCCCATCGTTCACTGGTCGGGTCTTTTCCTGCAACATAAAGACATAACAAAGAAAGTAAAAACGAACAATTTCCGCGCACTACGGTTTATTTCCAGTTTTGTTTCTAACCGCGGAACAACTTGAATTTCAGAAACCGTGGCCTGTCCTCGGCTATCGGAACGGGAAGGACTTCACGACGCTATTTGTCTTCCAGCAAGGGTGCCGAATGCGTTGTAGCGTATATACGGGTATATATATAGCAGCCGGAAAATATTTATACATGTTTAGGTACGGAACActtgcaaaaaagaagaaagacataAATGAAGAAGTTGCAGGCTACGTTCTTGTAGATGTTAGTGATCGGGAAACTGTGCAGCATCAATAATTCGTAAGCTGGTAGTTTAAAGATGGCGGCGCGGTTGACGCTATAGCGCATACTGATGAATGAGTCTATCTGCGCTGGAATTCGCGGCGGGAGGAACGAAAAGAACGGGCGAGTCCGTGCTTTTAACGCAGTATTCTGTCCGGTTAAAAGCGCTATCTATTTCGCTGACCGTCGAGGCATAAGTTGGCCAAGGCTGTACGAGGCGCACAAAGAGGCGGCGTGGATGGTGCGACAAAATACTGTATATACCTGCGCTGCCATCTGACGCAGAATAAGTACGGAGCGCAGGAAACGCGGGCAGACAGCGAATAAAACAAGGCGTCCATAGATGGACCAGCAAGTTTGAGAAGAGCTGGGCGTATTGGCACCGGTTCGTTTTGGAAAAAGGCGCGCAAATCAAGGTATACGGCGTACAGGGCAGCACATAAGAAAGGACACAAGTGGCGCATGCACagctttttgttttcctttttcctgCACAGCTGTTGTATATTATATAAACTGTAGAGGTCTAAACTTTGCGCAGCTCTCCAAAGATGAAAGAAAGTATGGCAAAATTATGCTCAGATATAGAAACAGCTACAGAACGTTCCCTTCAAGTGTGCCTGTGGACATGTCCGCACCCTACGGAAGCAATGAAAGACCACACCAAGCTTCGGCTCAAGAAACCCTTACAGCCAAGTACAACCCCCCTCCCCAAGGTGTAAGACCTAACACTAAATACGACTTAAGGGGAACGACCACTTTCGTAGCGCCAAAGGCATGTCGCGGAAGTGGGCAAGCGCCATTTTCTTGACCAGAACGCAACAAATCATCACTCACCGCCTATAAAACGAGAAAAAATGGGGTTAACCGAcgtgcccgatttttattagtcatatcatgagaaaccaacagacactgacaccaagtacaacataggggaaattacttgtgcttaataaatgaaataaagaaacgataagtaaATGGAAAtgaagtgaatgaaaaaacaacttgccgcaggtggggaacaatcccatgtgaaggttgtgggatatcgtttcccatctgcggcaaattgttttttcaatcactttcatttccattaatttatcgtttcattatttcatttattaagcataagTAAACGCAACAGACCCTCGCACTACTTCCCACGGCAATCTTTTCCGCAGAGCGAGAGGGTGATTACCGGGCAGATCTTCCTCTTATTTTTTTTAACACCTGCCAAAACCAAAAAGCGTTCATGACGTTTTTTGACCAACTGGGCCCCTTCTTCGAGGGTGTCTATACGGTCACAAAGAGATGGCATGTTTTTAAATCGCTAGCTATATTCTGCGGTTGTGGACCGGCCGTGCAATTAATGCGCAACACTATACAAACTGCGCCTACACGTTGCGTTTTGGAACGGTTGGGGACACCATCAGGTCCATTCGATTCGCTTGCACTTTTTCAACTagttcacgaggtgctgcacTTCGCTATGGCGGCACCTGCACGTCGCCACTCGTTTCACTCAGCGCAGGATTTGTGCAGGATCGAGTCCGCAACGTTCCCTGCACTCGTCACAAATGTAGTGCATTGTTCGTGCAGCAGGTGCAGCGCCGTTTCTTCACGGGCACGAACCGGCACTGAATTGGTGGGAACTAGACCACGAAATGCAAGGCGCATCGAATAGGCGGACCTATCGGCTGCACCGGAACTGGTCATAGTCCACACATTTTCTCTCTTTTCCTGTTAACCATCCCCCCCCCCACTTCGTTTcttcatcttctttctttcttcctttctctctctctctcttttcctgaCTACGCACACATGCGCGCGGTGTGCGCGTAGTCAGCAGGACAGTGGTCCGCGGAAAGAAGAGAGCATCGTGGGAGCGTCTGCATGGCAGCAGTGGCAGTCATCCACAAAGCTGGGGATAAGAATGGACGAGGGTGGAGCCGAAGGGCGAGCTGATGTCCCCGCGCCCTCAGCTTTTTTGATGACACTGGGACGCACTGAAAACACTTGCTAAATAATTTACATTCATACGTGATTTCCACACGTCGCTTTCTTATTTGTCCGAACCTctaaagcgaaataaaaaaaaagaaaattaagctaCAAGTTTCCCATTTGCCTTTAGCACGTGCATGGTCGCACAAGAAGTAATTTGAGTTACGTCAGCGCGCATTTGATCCTGCCGCACCATTTTCCTgttcttgcacaaagaaagaaacatttggTGTTTCATGGGGATTTCCCAGTTCCGATAGTTTCCCTTCTAACGGTGACGCAGCCGCTATAAAATGACTTTAAGACGAAACACTACGTTAACGTGATAGATTATACTTTCAAACTACTGGTTTTTCTTTTGTGCTAGAAGAGGCATAATCAGGTTGGATTATAGCGGAACTATAGCTAGTTCTACCTCTTCTACCACATCACGGTTCGTTGTGATTGGAAAGTATTTAAAAGCTGCCAGGTCAGATCTCTGCTTACTTTGCAACTCGATGTAATCGCTTTTTATTGCAGACCATATAGCGCCGCGCAAACGATGCCAAAACATATGACGTTATGCCTTCGAGATGCGGCAGCACGCGCTGTCGCGCCGCCCGATCTCGGATACTATAGTAAGGGCAAGCTAGAGCATAAATATCAACGCGGTGTCACCACCTATTTTCCTTGCCTCATTTCTGGTTCAGACACATAGTAGGGGGTGGCacagcggcaccattaaatcctccgaacccttaccccactaacgagctttgggagagagccttggccagctccgacctcgaggatcagcaacggctgattgcgagggcccaggacgccgtccgagctcaaggcattctggaatgaggacgcctcgcCAAAGCTGCACTCACTCAATAAAattttttattctctctctctctctggtttgcTATTCCGCTTACGGCAACACCAGCCTATGGCAAAGCGAGATTGTGTAATACCCTGAAACGACTTTGACGATAttatacaaacgtactgagtcgttagagtaggtccttctgataattaattgacgcatctaagtgccctgcgtaaagcgtgtaatttatcataaggttttaaaaatgcacatcgctgccaatcgcagcacactgcgcggcggaatcttaagccgcccctacccgtATGACGCagatcacccatatgacgtcagtggggcgagctatcccattggctgaccagggcgcgtgatcaataatttttccaactttatggtaaacaaatgatgttcgtaatagttggaatgttagttaatttgtttttataaaaagaaagtaacataaagggaatgcacaagaacaatttttcagtacacttaagcccttccggcacacagcaagtgtcgtctgcttgtgttacaacgtgctccgtctttgacgagagctccgccatCAGTgttggtctgtcttttcgcgagcgctatgattcgactttgttgcgttgtggactgcaaacgtggcgactggcaatatgtcaagctgcgacatcgcgtCGCTCTGCAAGCCACTATACCAGCAGACTGGCTGCACCGCATcggactgtcgctatccgatcggcgccagaatTTGCGCTATTGCGGCTGTCACTTTACACCAGAAGGTTACTAACGCaacagcgtttcgcgagtccggtattagggcaaacgcaagcgcaaaggAACAGGgtctggccgtgtccccttgcgtgtcgtttcatgggatgaacggaagcgcaaatgtgaatggtctgcacggtgcagccacctggtggcatagagctgaaccagacacagtagcagtaataAAATGTATTCTATGCTGCTGGTGTaaacttaagctgtaccctacgcgcctacaaaatttgtccgaaccgtttcaggggccctaaCGTAGTATGTAATCACAGCAGAAACCTAATAAGATTCAAATCCTACAAAGAACGCTTCTGAACTTATAGGTTGTAATCTACAGAGGACACAAAAACCACCGGACAAGAGACACCGGAGTCTGTGTGAATATTTATTGTGTTCCAACACTTTTGTACGGAAAAGGCCGCGAACAGCGCCCCGATTTATGATTGCGTCCATACAGCGGCTGTTGCCAACTTGCGCAATCGTTTAGGCGCGCAGTGAGCGGCCTGAGTGCGTTGGCTTCACGCGTCGAAACGAGCCCACCTGGGTACCTACTGCCACAGCTCGTTCACGTGACACTTGTGGCCGTCCCGTGAACTTAGCCGGAGTACCGACATTGAGCATCTGAGCAATCTGAGCGCACGCCCGCGTGCTGCAGCGCGGAGGGCTTACCGCAGTAGGTTGTGGGCATAAGCCATTAAGCGAGCGCAGTCTTCGTGATACATCATGTGTTTCATTTAAAGCATTAAAGAAAAAGTCCGATCTCAAGGTACCTGCTGGTTTACATCTCCGAGCGTCTGGCGATCATGTTTTTCGCTTAAGGACTGTCTTACTCCTGCAGTGGAATGTTACATATGAACGACGGTGCAAGgacggagcacattcgcgaatgtgcttgcataaataAAAAAGCTTCGCTATAGACATAAAAAATATCACCGAGTGCACGTTCTGGTTCGCATacagtgttaaagaaagaaagaaagaaagaaagaaagaaagaaagaaagaaagaaagaaagaaagaaagaaagaacgaaagaaaggaagaaagaaagaaagaaacattttctaaCACGACTAAAGTGTCCCGAGCAAACTTCCAGCCCAGTTTCTCCTTTGTTGAATACGGAAGCGTTCAAAGTCTGTTCCACCGTAGTCTCTCCTCAGCAGGCCATTCCAGTACCCTCAGTGCGCAGGGTATACGTTCAGACAAACGCATCAACGCCCGCGGGCTTCTTAGCGTTATGGCTGCAGCGCTTGGCCAGGGCCTCGTTCAGGCTCTTGAGCATGGGCGATTTGGGCCGGAGCAGGCTGCGTTCGGCGAGCAGTGCCTCAGCCAGACGGGTGTGGCGCTCGGACCTGATGGCCGCGTCGATGAGCAGCAGGTCGAAGACGTCGCGCTGCGCGTTGCTTCCGCCTATGCGCAACAGATCGTACCGCACGGCGGACAGCTTCTCGGCCGCGTCGTCGAAACGGCCCTGGTTGTGAGCCACCATTGCTTGCATCACGGGAAGGCCCACTTCGGCCAGGATGCGCTGCTGGTCGGCGGGCCAGCCACCGTCCTCGCGCCGCCCGAGGTCTCGCTGCGGCTGCAGGTCGACGAGCTGCGTGCCGTCGTCGCCGACACCCAGGAAGGCCATCAGGAAGTGCAGCTGGTTGAAGGCCAGCACGCGGTCGTCGTAGTGCGCCTGCGCCACGTCGAATACGCCCGGCCAGCGCGATGCCAGCTTCTGCTTCGGCACTTCGCGCAGCTGCAGCCGGTACAGGAGCGAGGCGGCGTCCACGTAGTCCAGCATGGCGCCAGAGTCGCGCAGACGCTTCGAGACCTGCCCGTCGAAGATGTCGATCGCCGCTTCGACCTCACCCTTCTCGACGTGGTAGACGGCCCAATGCCAGAAGTTGTGGCAGGCCAGCATGCCGCACGGCTCCCAGTCGGCCAGCGTGCGGCTCAAGAAGGCGATGCCGCCGTCCGGGTCCGCCTGCATCTCGTGCACGTGCGCCAGCGCGTGCGTGGCCCACGCGTCGTTGCGGTTGAGCCGGAGCGCCTCTTCGCCCGCCTTTCGCGCCTGGTCGTACAGGTTCGTCTCGCACAGGCCGAAGGCGAGCATGCCGTGCAGGTACGAGTATAGAGGCATGGACGGCTTCCAGTGCGGTAGCACACGCGCTACGGAGTCACGCATCTGGCGCTGGTAGCCCAAGTAGAAGTAGGTGTCGTGAGCGAACTTCAGAGCCAGCATGTCGGTCGGGTTGTCGATGAGGATGTCCTCCCAGAGCGACGCGGCGCGCGACAGCCGGCCCCGGGACCAGGCAAGCACGGCGTCCACGTGAAGTTGCTCGCGGTGCGGCAGTCGACCTTGGCTCGCGATCGAGTCCAGGACGTCGAGGTCACCGGATAGGTTCGCGTTTTTGACAACGTTGTCTCCGGAGCCGATAAGTGTCAGGCCGACGTTCAGTACCTGACCCATGGTGAAGTGTGGGTCCGTTTTTTTTAGACTTTCCAGCGTCCCAGACAGCCCGCCAAGGGTCGGGTCGTCGTACCAGCCTACGTACTGTGTAAGCGCCGCATCGAACAACTTGCAGGCTTGATCGTTCGTCGTGTTGAGCGGCAGGTTTTCCGCTTTCCAAGCGGCGCACTCGCGCCAGTTTTGCCGCAGCGTTAGCTTGGCAGCCATGATGCAGAGTTGGGCAAAACCGTGAGAGACTCACTTGACAAAGTAGACTCACACGTTTTAGACTGGTTCCGTGCGCTGTCGTGTGATGTCAATCCAACAAACGCGTCACATATTTCACACAGTTCTTATCGACGATGCAAATACAGCTGCCATGTAGGCGTCTACCACAAGCAGTCGACGCGTTCTGCACATTGTTGACA encodes:
- the LOC135919550 gene encoding tetratricopeptide repeat protein 38-like; this encodes MAAKLTLRQNWRECAAWKAENLPLNTTNDQACKLFDAALTQYVGWYDDPTLGGLSGTLESLKKTDPHFTMGQVLNVGLTLIGSGDNVVKNANLSGDLDVLDSIASQGRLPHREQLHVDAVLAWSRGRLSRAASLWEDILIDNPTDMLALKFAHDTYFYLGYQRQMRDSVARVLPHWKPSMPLYSYLHGMLAFGLCETNLYDQARKAGEEALRLNRNDAWATHALAHVHEMQADPDGGIAFLSRTLADWEPCGMLACHNFWHWAVYHVEKGEVEAAIDIFDGQVSKRLRDSGAMLDYVDAASLLYRLQLREVPKQKLASRWPGVFDVAQAHYDDRVLAFNQLHFLMAFLGVGDDGTQLVDLQPQRDLGRREDGGWPADQQRILAEVGLPVMQAMVAHNQGRFDDAAEKLSAVRYDLLRIGGSNAQRDVFDLLLIDAAIRSERHTRLAEALLAERSLLRPKSPMLKSLNEALAKRCSHNAKKPAGVDAFV